A region of Streptomyces sp. NBC_01750 DNA encodes the following proteins:
- a CDS encoding cytochrome P450 encodes MYGPEAEGSPHELYEKLRRQHGQVAPVLLPGDVQAWLVLGHRENLDVMRQSSLFSCDSRHWNVQLPADSPLLPITAWQPLVAFADGAEHARLRSAITESLGNFNRHGVRRYVVRFTNQLIDGFAATGHADLVADFAEKLPILVLARQFGIAESYALPLGQAVRDMVKGTPTALQSNQFVVDTMSDLVKSKKDKPGEDFASWLLGHESHLTDDEVLEHLRHAIVAAHENTTNLIANTLRMVLTDRRFRGSLSGGQMTLPDALEQVMWDAPPLAVVPTRWSTGDTMLGGQQIRAGDMVMLGLAAGNTDPEIRPDLTAPVHGNRSHLAFSGGPHECPGMDIGRAIADTGIDTLLARIPDVQLAVLEGELHVTSSLISQRLDNLPVFFKRTAVGGAAAVDSAQAAAGGQPLPAARLPAPSPASVSGVGARETWWQSVLRRVLRRKG; translated from the coding sequence ATGTACGGGCCCGAGGCCGAGGGCTCGCCGCACGAGCTGTATGAGAAGCTCCGTCGGCAACACGGCCAGGTGGCGCCGGTCCTGCTCCCCGGCGACGTGCAGGCCTGGTTGGTCCTGGGACACCGGGAGAATCTGGATGTGATGCGCCAGTCCAGCCTGTTCTCCTGTGACTCCCGTCATTGGAATGTCCAACTGCCCGCGGACTCCCCGCTGCTCCCGATTACCGCATGGCAGCCGCTGGTGGCATTCGCCGATGGCGCGGAGCACGCGCGGCTGCGCAGCGCGATCACCGAGAGCCTCGGGAACTTCAACCGCCACGGAGTCCGCCGCTACGTCGTCCGGTTCACGAACCAGCTCATCGACGGCTTCGCGGCAACAGGCCACGCGGACTTGGTGGCCGACTTCGCCGAGAAGCTTCCGATTCTGGTCCTGGCCCGGCAGTTCGGCATTGCCGAGAGCTACGCGCTTCCGCTCGGCCAGGCTGTGCGCGACATGGTCAAGGGCACCCCGACGGCCCTCCAGAGCAACCAGTTCGTGGTGGACACCATGTCGGACCTGGTAAAGAGCAAGAAGGACAAGCCCGGTGAGGACTTCGCCAGTTGGCTGCTCGGTCACGAGTCGCATCTCACTGACGACGAGGTCTTGGAACATCTGCGGCACGCGATCGTCGCCGCGCACGAGAACACAACGAACCTGATCGCGAACACGCTGCGGATGGTGCTGACCGATCGCCGCTTCCGCGGGAGTCTGTCCGGCGGCCAGATGACTCTGCCGGACGCACTGGAGCAGGTGATGTGGGACGCACCACCGCTCGCGGTGGTGCCGACCCGTTGGTCGACGGGCGACACGATGCTCGGAGGACAGCAGATCAGGGCCGGCGACATGGTCATGCTTGGTTTGGCGGCCGGTAACACCGACCCCGAGATCCGGCCCGATCTGACCGCGCCGGTACACGGCAATCGCTCGCACCTCGCCTTCAGCGGAGGACCGCACGAGTGCCCCGGGATGGACATCGGACGGGCCATCGCGGACACAGGCATCGACACACTGCTCGCGCGGATACCCGACGTACAGCTCGCCGTGCTCGAGGGTGAGCTGCACGTGACCAGCTCCTTGATCTCCCAACGCCTCGACAACCTTCCCGTTTTCTTCAAGAGGACAGCAGTCGGCGGCGCAGCGGCCGTTGACAGCGCGCAGGCGGCCGCCGGGGGGCAACCGCTTCCGGCTGCGCGGCTCCCGGCACCCTCACCGGCTTCCGTCAGTGGCGTCGGCGCCCGCGAGACCTGGTGGCAGAGCGTCCTGCGAAGGGTCCTGCGGCGTAAGGGCTAG